One Chitinispirillales bacterium ANBcel5 genomic window carries:
- a CDS encoding outer membrane lipoprotein-sorting protein, which produces MYLKLATLIGITAFSSFALTVDEILDKAEANQNPQTSRSEVTQTVIQANGRENVSRLVSYSMNEGEKSLMEYIEPARIRGMKILMLNDGDDIWFYSPRTSRVRRIASHQRNQSINNSDFSYEDLSPKDMRENYTVTLKGEETIDGVNCYKLLALPKTDDVSYAKTISWIDKERFIPVKMHFFDEDNTLWKKLTVDSAQKVGEYWSFNRVTMKDLLRGSKTIMEMDKIENDITIDENMFSERYLSR; this is translated from the coding sequence ATGTATCTGAAACTCGCGACACTTATTGGTATTACCGCATTCAGCAGCTTTGCTTTAACCGTTGATGAGATCTTGGACAAAGCAGAAGCAAACCAGAACCCTCAAACCTCCCGCTCAGAGGTAACCCAAACTGTTATTCAGGCCAATGGCCGGGAAAATGTTTCGAGACTCGTAAGCTATTCGATGAATGAGGGTGAAAAAAGCCTTATGGAATATATTGAACCCGCGCGTATCAGAGGGATGAAAATTCTTATGCTCAATGATGGTGATGACATATGGTTTTATTCTCCCAGAACATCCCGCGTGCGACGAATTGCAAGCCATCAGAGAAATCAGTCCATAAATAACTCCGACTTTAGTTATGAAGACTTGTCTCCAAAAGACATGAGGGAAAACTACACTGTTACCCTGAAGGGTGAAGAAACTATAGATGGAGTCAACTGCTATAAACTCCTGGCCTTACCCAAAACCGATGATGTTTCATATGCTAAAACTATCAGTTGGATCGATAAAGAGCGCTTTATTCCGGTCAAGATGCATTTTTTTGATGAAGACAATACACTCTGGAAAAAACTTACTGTAGACAGTGCGCAAAAAGTGGGAGAGTACTGGAGTTTTAACAGGGTAACAATGAAAGATCTTCTAAGAGGCAGTAAGACTATTATGGAAATGGACAAAATTGAAAACGATATCACCATTGATGAAAACATGTTTTCTGAACGATATCTTAGCAGGTAA